The Aphis gossypii isolate Hap1 chromosome 3, ASM2018417v2, whole genome shotgun sequence genome includes a region encoding these proteins:
- the LOC114120029 gene encoding dynein intermediate chain 3, ciliary-like isoform X2, which produces MQMSSLAEHYINQNNSIDIYQPYFTDPSCQKMQTLAPSFRTVAVMSDPREPTRPVQNISWSPDQGTLVAVSYADMRFQMTDPDASSDSFIFDLEDSTTPYFTIESPHPIVTLEFNHRDSQCLAGGLMSGQVAFWDIRKSSNYVAISNIRDGHRDPVRSLHWIHSKTSTEFYTGSSDGQVMWWDARKLTEPTEVLILDLSKGENVDEPEWVKWARSHGVFCMDYDPSIPIRFMIGTETGLVFNGNRKGKTVFEKISSTYNCHYGPVYSVQRNPAFLKNFMTVGDWQVRIWSEDVKESPIMWTKHHDVKLTGGAWSESKPSVFYTTRADGCMDGWDILQKQKEPILTVKVADEGLNCIRCHEGGAMLAVGDDCGKTYVIKMNDWFVTAGKNDKALLTAMFDRETRREKIIEAKQRELKLKTKTSAKVDATTTKDKHVQLAEAEIRMVQEAEKEFMELIDMLKKQPSNENNDNTEELENPNKDEDSSDNVLNDENIIDQ; this is translated from the exons ATGCAAATGTCCAGT CTCGCCGAACACTATATAAACCAAAACAATTCGATAGACATTTACCAACCATACTTTACCGACCCGAGCTGTCAGAAGATGCAAACGTTGGCACCGTCTTTTCGAACGGTAGCGGTGATGTCGGACCCCCGCGAACCGACCCGACCGGTACAAAACATATCTTGGTCACCCGACCAGGGTACGTTGGTTGCGGTAAGCTACGCTGACATGAGATTCCAGATGACCGACCCAGACGCCAGTTCCGACTCGTTCATATTCGACTTGG AGGACTCCACTACTCCTTATTTCACGATCGAGTCGCCGCATCCGATCGTCACGCTTGAGTTCAACCATAGAGACTCACAGTGCTTGGCTGGCGGTCTGATGAGCGGCCAAGTCGCTTTCTGGGACATCCGCAAGAGTTCGAATTACGTGGCAATCAGTAACATAAGGGACGGTCACCGGGATCCAGTCCGGAGTCTCCACTGGATCCATTCCAAGACCAGCACGGAGTTCTACACCGGTTCCAGTGACGGTCAG GTTATGTGGTGGGACGCCCGAAAACTCACAGAACCCACTGAAGTTTTGATTTTAGATCTATCAAAAGGAGAAAACGTCGACGAACCGGAATGGGTCAAATGGGCTCGATCTCACGGAGTTTTTTGCATGGACTACGATCCCTCGATCCCCATACGATTTatg ATAGGAACTGAGACTGGATTGGTGTTCAACGGAAACCGTAAAGGCAAAACAGTTTTTGAGAAAATATCGTCCACATACAATTGTCATTATGGCCCAGTATATTCAGTACAGCGGAATccagcatttttaaaaaacttcatGACCGTTGGCGATTGGCAAGTGAGAATATGGTCGGAAGACGTAAAAGAATCGCCTATAATGTGGACCAA aCATCATGACGTAAAACTAACTGGCGGTGCATGGAGCGAATCGAAGCCATCGGTTTTCTATACGACTAGAGCTGATGGTTGCATGGACGGTTGGGACATCTTACAGAAGCAAAAGGAACCAATACTCACCGTTAAG GTGGCTGACGAAGGATTGAATTGTATTCGATGTCACGAAGGTGGTGCTATGTTAGCCGTAGGCGACGACTGTGGAAAGACATACGTGATCAAAATGAACGATTGGTTCGTCACCGCCGGAAAAAATGACAAAGCTTTACTGACGGCG ATGTTCGATCGGGAAACGAGACGAGAAAAAATCATAGAGGCAAAACAACGTGAACTAAAATTAAAGACAAAAACATCGGCAAAAGTTGACGCCACTACAACAAAGGATAAACACGTTCAGTTGGCCGAAGCTGAAATCCGAATGGTTCAAGAAGCTGAAAAGGAATTCATGGAACTCATTGATATGCTC aaGAAACAACCATCAAATGAAAACAACGATAACACAGAAGAATTAGAGAATCCAAACAAAGATGAAGATAGCAGTGATAATGTATTGAACGATGAGAACATTATTGATCAATAA